A stretch of the Calditerrivibrio sp. genome encodes the following:
- a CDS encoding glutamate-5-semialdehyde dehydrogenase, translating into MEFLKRAKEASRKIIKLTSTQRDQLLQTISKNLDKYRSDILKENLKDLEEAQKNNLKNSIIDRLILNDKRIDAMIQSVIDIVKQEDPLGIVEYGITRPNGLKINKVRVPIGVIGIIYESRPNVTIDAASLCIKSGNISILRGGKEATFSNKSLEKIIKISLDECHLDENIVTLVIDPDRTILNTMLKAKQYIDLIIPRGGEALISYVTEHSLIPVVKHDKGVCHVYIDQFADKNMAINIALNAKVSRPGVCNAMETLLVHHAIANEFLSEMVEIYHNHNVKLVGCERAQNFRHVEPATESDWSEEYLDLKLSIKVVDSLAEAIEHINRYGSGHSDAIVTENYTNALEFLDMVDSAAVYVNASTRFTDGGEFGLGAEIGISTQKLHCRGPMGAKDLTTTKYQIFGTGQIR; encoded by the coding sequence ATGGAATTTTTAAAACGAGCTAAAGAGGCCTCAAGAAAAATAATCAAACTGACCTCAACCCAAAGGGATCAGCTACTTCAAACCATCTCTAAAAACCTTGATAAATATAGATCAGATATCCTAAAAGAAAATCTAAAGGACCTCGAAGAAGCCCAAAAAAATAACTTAAAGAATTCCATCATTGATCGCCTTATTCTAAATGACAAAAGAATAGATGCCATGATACAAAGCGTAATTGATATAGTAAAACAAGAAGATCCGCTGGGGATAGTAGAGTATGGTATAACAAGACCAAATGGGCTCAAGATAAACAAAGTTCGTGTACCAATTGGTGTGATAGGGATTATTTATGAATCAAGACCTAATGTTACCATAGATGCCGCTTCTTTATGTATAAAATCTGGCAATATCTCCATATTAAGAGGGGGTAAAGAGGCCACCTTTTCCAATAAATCCCTTGAAAAGATCATAAAGATCTCTTTAGATGAATGTCACCTCGATGAAAATATAGTTACTTTAGTCATCGATCCAGACAGAACGATTTTGAATACCATGTTAAAAGCTAAACAGTATATTGACCTCATCATACCACGTGGAGGTGAGGCATTGATTTCTTACGTAACAGAGCATTCGTTAATACCAGTAGTAAAACATGATAAAGGTGTCTGCCACGTTTATATCGATCAGTTTGCAGATAAAAATATGGCAATCAATATAGCACTCAATGCTAAGGTTAGTAGGCCAGGTGTCTGTAATGCTATGGAGACCCTTTTAGTACACCATGCTATTGCTAATGAATTTTTATCTGAAATGGTGGAAATCTACCACAATCACAACGTAAAATTGGTTGGTTGTGAACGTGCACAAAACTTTAGGCATGTAGAGCCAGCAACAGAATCGGATTGGAGTGAAGAGTACCTTGATCTTAAGCTTTCCATTAAAGTTGTAGACTCATTAGCTGAAGCAATAGAACATATAAATAGGTATGGTTCAGGTCATTCAGACGCGATAGTTACAGAAAACTACACCAATGCCTTGGAATTTTTAGACATGGTAGATTCAGCTGCAGTATATGTCAATGCATCTACCCGCTTTACAGACGGAGGGGAATTTGGTTTAGGAGCTGAAATAGGTATAAGTACTCAAAAACTTCATTGCAGGGGTCCTATGGGTGCAAAAGACCTTACAACAACAAAGTATCAAATATTCGGTACGGGACAGATAAGATAA
- the proB gene encoding glutamate 5-kinase: protein MRKLPKINTLVIKIGSSIVAGKDEIDKKFLAELAHAIHIIKNDVKDVVIVSSGAIAAGFKTLGFDSKPKNIVDRQACAAVGQAKLILYYEEAFNRYNMNVGQILLTKEDFANRKRYLNARSTLKKLLDLNVIPIINENDTVATNEIKYVDTFGDNDNLSALVSGLIGADLLLILSDVDGLFDKNPSKCPNATLINEVKYFNKDILNVAGDSISGVGTGGMKTKIMAAQKALDSGCYVGIINGKKPENIIRFLKGEIIGTFFSHIEDAIDRKKFWIAYAATPKGEIIIDSGAVRAILDMNRSLLPSGILDITGKFNIGDIVRITDIYGMEIARGKTRYTSSDLKKIKGQKTEKIQELLGYKISDEVIHKDDLVIIKKNGVNDGIFKTS, encoded by the coding sequence ATGAGGAAATTGCCCAAGATAAACACCTTAGTGATAAAAATTGGTAGCAGCATCGTTGCAGGAAAGGATGAAATAGACAAAAAGTTTCTCGCTGAACTTGCTCATGCTATTCATATAATCAAAAACGACGTAAAAGATGTTGTAATCGTATCCTCTGGTGCTATTGCTGCAGGTTTTAAAACTTTAGGTTTTGATTCTAAACCAAAAAATATAGTAGATAGACAAGCTTGTGCTGCCGTAGGGCAAGCAAAGCTAATCTTATATTACGAAGAAGCCTTTAATAGATACAATATGAACGTGGGACAGATACTGTTAACAAAAGAAGACTTTGCAAACCGAAAAAGGTATTTAAACGCCCGCTCCACTTTAAAAAAGTTGCTCGACTTGAATGTTATACCTATTATAAACGAAAACGATACTGTAGCCACAAACGAAATAAAATATGTGGATACTTTTGGAGACAATGATAATCTATCAGCCCTTGTATCTGGTCTTATTGGTGCAGATCTTTTGCTTATTTTATCCGATGTAGATGGACTATTTGATAAAAACCCGTCAAAGTGTCCCAATGCCACACTTATAAACGAAGTGAAATATTTTAACAAAGATATTTTAAATGTTGCAGGGGACTCCATTTCAGGTGTTGGTACTGGCGGTATGAAAACAAAGATAATGGCAGCCCAAAAGGCTTTGGATTCGGGATGCTACGTGGGTATAATAAATGGGAAAAAACCAGAAAATATTATCAGATTTTTAAAAGGTGAGATAATTGGTACTTTCTTTTCCCACATAGAAGATGCAATTGATAGAAAAAAGTTCTGGATAGCCTATGCAGCAACTCCAAAAGGTGAAATCATCATCGATAGCGGTGCAGTCAGAGCTATCCTCGATATGAATAGATCACTACTGCCTTCTGGTATTCTTGATATCACCGGCAAATTTAATATTGGTGACATAGTCAGGATCACAGATATTTATGGAATGGAAATTGCGCGGGGTAAAACCAGATATACCTCTTCAGACTTAAAAAAGATTAAGGGTCAAAAAACAGAAAAGATTCAGGAGCTTTTAGGTTATAAAATCAGCGATGAAGTTATACACAAAGATGATCTTGTCATAATCAAAAAAAATGGAGTTAATGATGGAATTTTTAAAACGAGCTAA
- a CDS encoding ribosome maturation factor RimP: protein MREKNSHIVERVKEYAKKLAEENSVEIFDVQFVREPSGYVLRIYLDKEHLTLEDCAIFSKEISKWLDTEDFIEHKYNLEVSSPGLNRPIRGIEDFKKYVGKKCKIELFKKDENGRKSYTGYIKSVAGDVIQLEYKSDIFTVCYNDIKKAHLEYEF, encoded by the coding sequence ATGAGAGAGAAAAATAGTCATATCGTAGAAAGGGTTAAAGAATACGCTAAAAAATTAGCAGAAGAAAATAGTGTAGAAATTTTTGATGTTCAGTTTGTGAGGGAGCCGTCTGGATATGTGCTCAGGATATATCTAGATAAAGAACATTTGACCCTTGAGGATTGTGCTATTTTTAGCAAAGAGATTTCTAAATGGCTTGATACGGAAGATTTTATAGAACACAAGTATAACCTTGAAGTATCCAGCCCCGGTTTAAATAGACCTATAAGGGGCATTGAAGATTTCAAAAAGTATGTTGGTAAGAAATGTAAGATAGAGCTTTTTAAGAAAGATGAAAATGGGAGAAAAAGCTACACAGGGTATATAAAATCTGTGGCTGGTGATGTGATACAGTTGGAATATAAAAGCGATATCTTTACTGTGTGTTATAACGATATAAAGAAAGCACATCTGGAGTATGAATTTTAA
- the nusA gene encoding transcription termination factor NusA: MIKEILKVADEIGREKGFSRKVISAALRDAIYKALVKKIGDYGEPVVEIDLEKNIFNIKVPKEVVEDVDSSWHEILLEDAIKIDKDAYLGKVIMVPVTIEEIGRQLATTVKTRLFEKLREAEKDIVYSEFQNKVGEIITGIVLKTDKDGVTVSIGKTEALLPKREMIPGDYYSRGDYIRALLLEIKLVKGWPQLILSRTHPQFLKKLFESEIPEVFDGVVEIKGVAREPGDRAKVAVYSTNSNIDPVGACIGIKGVRINAISNELRGEKIDVILWSPDPVKFVCASISPAEVILTNIFEDESTLEIVVPDDQLSLAIGKKGQNVKLASILTGWKLDILSESEYNAIRKQRLLEQEQEMKEFYQIYSLENLSILTPDMISKLMTAGITDLEVLTTSSVDQVSEVLGISQDEAIELINAAIDYISDKLED, encoded by the coding sequence ATGATAAAAGAGATCTTAAAAGTAGCTGATGAAATAGGGCGGGAAAAAGGTTTTAGTAGAAAGGTTATTTCTGCTGCCCTAAGGGATGCTATTTATAAAGCCCTTGTTAAGAAAATAGGGGACTACGGTGAGCCGGTAGTGGAGATAGATCTTGAAAAAAATATTTTTAATATCAAGGTGCCCAAAGAGGTTGTGGAGGATGTGGATAGTTCCTGGCATGAGATCCTTTTGGAAGATGCCATAAAGATTGATAAGGATGCTTATTTGGGTAAGGTAATTATGGTGCCTGTAACAATCGAAGAGATTGGTAGGCAGCTTGCGACTACCGTTAAAACACGACTATTTGAAAAGTTAAGGGAAGCTGAGAAGGATATCGTTTATTCAGAGTTTCAAAACAAGGTGGGTGAAATAATCACAGGCATTGTTCTTAAAACGGACAAAGATGGTGTAACTGTGTCGATAGGTAAAACAGAAGCTCTTTTACCAAAGCGGGAGATGATCCCTGGGGATTATTATTCCAGAGGTGATTATATTAGGGCTTTACTGCTGGAGATAAAGCTGGTAAAGGGGTGGCCTCAGCTTATATTGAGCAGGACGCATCCTCAATTTTTGAAAAAGCTTTTTGAGTCTGAGATACCAGAGGTGTTTGATGGAGTTGTTGAGATCAAGGGGGTTGCAAGGGAGCCAGGTGACAGGGCAAAAGTAGCTGTATACTCTACAAATAGCAACATAGATCCAGTGGGAGCCTGTATCGGTATAAAAGGGGTAAGGATCAACGCTATCAGTAATGAATTAAGGGGTGAGAAGATAGATGTTATTCTTTGGTCCCCTGATCCTGTAAAATTTGTTTGTGCCTCCATATCTCCAGCGGAAGTGATATTGACCAATATTTTTGAGGATGAATCTACCCTTGAGATTGTTGTTCCAGATGATCAGTTGTCTTTAGCAATTGGCAAAAAAGGGCAGAATGTGAAGTTGGCATCTATTCTTACAGGATGGAAGTTGGATATCCTGAGTGAAAGTGAATATAATGCCATTAGAAAACAGCGACTTTTAGAGCAGGAACAGGAGATGAAGGAGTTCTATCAGATATACAGTTTGGAGAATTTATCTATTTTGACCCCTGATATGATCTCTAAGCTCATGACAGCTGGGATTACAGATCTTGAAGTGCTTACTACCTCTTCTGTGGATCAGGTTTCTGAAGTGTTGGGTATTTCCCAAGATGAGGCTATAGAGTTAATAAATGCTGCTATTGACTACATATCTGATAAGTTAGAGGATTAA